The following proteins come from a genomic window of Chloroflexota bacterium:
- a CDS encoding type I glyceraldehyde-3-phosphate dehydrogenase, with product MAVKIGINGFGRIGRQAFKAMLDYYPDDLSVVAVNDLFDAQTNAHLLKYDSNYGRFPGSVE from the coding sequence ATGGCAGTGAAAATCGGCATCAATGGTTTCGGCAGGATCGGACGGCAGGCCTTCAAGGCCATGCTGGATTACTATCCCGATGACCTTTCCGTAGTGGCCGTCAACGACCTCTTCGACGCTCAAACCAACGCCCACCTGCTGAAGTACGACTCCAACTACGGACGCTTCCCAGGCAGTGTGGAG